A genomic stretch from Nocardia wallacei includes:
- a CDS encoding MFS transporter, with product MISFGDRLRDRNSAAWTLAITCAAVALVVAAMAALYTALPALALDIGADQNALTWIVDGYTLVLACLVLPAGAIGDRYGRRRVLIVGLAVFAAASVVPVFLDTPAALIASRALAGAGAAFVMPATLSLLTSNLPVEKRSYAVGVWAGIAGSGGVIGMVGSGLLLTQWSWHSIFVGLTVVALLLLVLAFTVPDSQDAELPPFDLFGMFWVVLAIGTSVFAVIEGPSRGWTDVRVLVAGAAGVIGTVAFILTEVRAEHPLLDVSLFRRRGFSSGALSITIQFLVTFGVMYLLVQHFQLILGFDALGSALALAPMVVPLIVMSLVSPAIAAWAGLRVTTATGLLTIAVGLLAILRLDTGSSYFDVLWPLLIMSAGLGLSAAPATNAIMLDTPLEKHGVSAAVNDATREVGAAIGIAVSGSILSASYTSRINEVLDRLPEPARAPVRSSLAGALEVAERAGNVGRPLADYAKDAFWSGVEHSALALAAITIAGVLILVPLSPPRKAAESGIRRRRRRHLPWPTHAARTSRSDAHANDRSMASVRRTLDP from the coding sequence ATGATCAGCTTTGGAGACCGGCTTCGCGACCGCAACTCCGCGGCTTGGACGCTGGCCATAACCTGTGCCGCAGTAGCATTGGTTGTTGCGGCCATGGCAGCGCTGTACACCGCTCTGCCTGCCCTTGCGCTCGACATCGGCGCAGATCAAAATGCTCTCACATGGATCGTCGACGGATACACGCTGGTCCTCGCCTGCTTGGTTTTGCCCGCTGGCGCGATCGGCGATCGGTATGGGCGCCGACGCGTTCTAATCGTCGGCCTGGCGGTCTTCGCGGCCGCTTCAGTTGTGCCTGTATTTCTCGATACTCCTGCGGCACTCATTGCCTCCCGGGCCTTGGCGGGCGCAGGAGCAGCTTTCGTCATGCCGGCGACCCTCTCGCTTCTGACAAGCAACCTCCCAGTGGAGAAGCGGTCGTACGCGGTCGGAGTCTGGGCCGGGATCGCCGGCTCGGGTGGCGTGATCGGCATGGTGGGATCCGGTCTGCTTCTTACCCAGTGGTCGTGGCATTCGATCTTCGTCGGTCTGACCGTCGTCGCACTACTACTGCTGGTTCTGGCCTTCACCGTGCCTGATTCACAGGACGCCGAACTCCCGCCGTTCGATCTTTTCGGCATGTTCTGGGTCGTGCTCGCCATCGGCACGTCGGTGTTCGCGGTCATCGAGGGTCCGTCGCGCGGCTGGACGGATGTCCGGGTTCTTGTCGCAGGTGCGGCGGGAGTAATCGGCACCGTGGCATTTATCCTCACCGAGGTGCGTGCCGAGCACCCGCTACTGGACGTGAGCCTGTTCCGCCGCCGGGGCTTCTCGAGCGGCGCGCTATCGATAACCATCCAGTTCCTCGTGACTTTCGGTGTGATGTACCTACTGGTACAGCACTTCCAGCTCATCCTCGGGTTCGATGCCCTCGGCTCGGCGCTGGCGCTGGCGCCGATGGTCGTTCCGCTTATCGTGATGTCACTCGTGTCGCCGGCAATCGCTGCATGGGCGGGATTGCGGGTGACGACAGCGACCGGTCTTCTGACCATCGCCGTCGGCTTACTCGCCATCCTTCGCCTCGACACCGGTTCGTCGTACTTCGACGTTCTCTGGCCCCTGTTGATCATGAGCGCCGGGCTGGGCTTGTCGGCCGCCCCCGCGACCAACGCGATCATGCTCGACACACCGTTGGAGAAGCACGGGGTATCCGCTGCGGTCAACGACGCGACTCGCGAAGTCGGCGCGGCCATCGGCATTGCCGTCTCCGGTAGCATTTTGTCCGCGAGCTATACTTCGAGGATCAACGAGGTGCTGGACCGCCTTCCCGAGCCCGCGCGCGCTCCGGTCCGCAGTTCCCTGGCCGGTGCCCTCGAAGTCGCTGAGCGTGCCGGTAATGTAGGAAGGCCTCTCGCCGACTATGCGAAGGATGCCTTTTGGAGTGGGGTGGAACATTCGGCGCTCGCGCTGGCAGCGATCACCATAGCCGGGGTTCTGATCCTCGTCCCACTTTCCCCTCCACGAAAAGCCGCCGAAAGCGGTATCCGACGGCGCCGCCGACGTCACCTCCCCTGGCCTACACACGCCGCTCGAACCAGTCGATCGGATGCCCACGCCAATGACCGATCGATGGCATCAGTGCGGCGAACACTCGATCCATAG
- a CDS encoding TetR/AcrR family transcriptional regulator: MVEESVRLSFRRHLREAAIRAARALTVEKGWERVRFGEVAGLIGVSRATLYREFGDKQGLGDALVLHEAEQFLTGIEDLLASNRSALPESIRAIVRYTLDEAAASPLLKAVLTTPGSGPRDETGVLPLLTTSASMLQLASERLVTAFLHHYPTIDANDVADAVDALIRLTISHLVLPASDSAETARRISEIALRYLGVGSAGLRPDASAACHNAVPSH; encoded by the coding sequence GTGGTGGAAGAATCGGTGAGGCTGTCGTTCAGGCGACACCTCCGCGAGGCAGCAATCCGCGCCGCCCGCGCCCTGACGGTCGAGAAGGGCTGGGAACGTGTACGATTCGGCGAGGTAGCCGGTCTGATCGGAGTATCACGCGCCACGCTGTATCGAGAGTTCGGCGACAAGCAAGGGCTTGGAGATGCACTCGTTCTGCACGAAGCGGAGCAATTCCTGACCGGGATCGAGGATTTGCTTGCTTCCAACCGCAGCGCGTTGCCTGAATCGATCCGAGCGATAGTTCGCTACACGCTCGACGAGGCTGCAGCCAGCCCCTTACTCAAAGCCGTCCTGACTACACCCGGTAGCGGCCCGCGCGATGAAACCGGCGTCCTCCCCCTGTTGACAACCTCTGCCTCCATGCTTCAACTCGCGTCCGAGCGACTGGTCACCGCGTTCCTCCACCACTACCCCACCATCGACGCCAATGACGTGGCCGACGCAGTCGATGCGCTCATTCGATTGACGATCAGCCATCTCGTACTACCGGCCAGCGACAGCGCCGAAACGGCACGCCGGATCTCCGAGATTGCCCTACGTTATCTCGGGGTGGGCTCTGCGGGTCTCAGACCAGATGCCTCAGCTGCATGCCACAACGCGGTACCGAGCCATTGA
- a CDS encoding SDR family NAD(P)-dependent oxidoreductase, whose translation MREFSDRVVSVTGAGSGIGRAVAIRLAGEGARLAIADIDGERARETASMCTALGVECQHYQLDVADRSAFTEYRRQVLSDFGSVSMVINNAGVALGADILDMQWIDFEWLMSINFWGVVNGTKLFLPDLIDSGDGHVVNVSSVFGLMAIPSQSAYNASKFAVRGFTEALRQEMRINRLPVGVTCVHPGGVRTNIVRGARGVGAMGDQEKIVAGFDRIALTTPEGAAETILKGVRRNKPRVLIGPDALGFDFVARAVGPRYQDLNAPLARVGYAIGRRYGLVKRDS comes from the coding sequence ATGAGAGAGTTCAGCGACCGAGTCGTCTCGGTAACCGGGGCAGGTTCCGGAATCGGCCGTGCAGTTGCAATTCGACTCGCCGGCGAGGGCGCGCGGCTGGCCATTGCCGACATCGACGGCGAACGGGCCCGCGAAACCGCCTCCATGTGTACCGCGCTGGGTGTCGAATGCCAGCACTATCAGCTCGATGTGGCCGATCGTAGCGCATTCACGGAATATCGTCGTCAGGTCCTCAGCGACTTCGGTTCGGTCAGTATGGTAATCAACAATGCCGGGGTCGCACTCGGCGCCGACATACTGGATATGCAATGGATCGACTTCGAATGGTTGATGTCGATCAATTTCTGGGGAGTCGTGAACGGCACGAAACTATTTCTTCCGGATCTGATCGACTCGGGCGACGGCCATGTTGTCAACGTGTCGAGTGTCTTCGGACTGATGGCCATTCCCAGTCAGAGCGCATATAATGCTTCCAAATTCGCCGTCCGAGGCTTTACCGAGGCGTTGCGCCAGGAGATGCGAATTAACCGGCTACCGGTGGGTGTAACATGCGTGCATCCGGGTGGTGTTCGCACAAATATTGTGCGCGGAGCTCGAGGTGTCGGCGCGATGGGTGATCAGGAGAAGATTGTCGCCGGTTTCGATCGTATAGCGCTCACCACTCCGGAAGGCGCCGCCGAAACGATCTTGAAGGGCGTGCGACGGAACAAACCTCGAGTCCTTATCGGACCCGATGCCCTGGGTTTCGATTTCGTCGCCCGCGCGGTGGGGCCGAGGTATCAGGACCTGAACGCTCCGCTGGCCCGTGTCGGCTATGCGATCGGCCGTCGTTACGGCCTTGTCAAGCGCGACAGTTGA
- a CDS encoding DUF4873 domain-containing protein, giving the protein MKSQSPHDASDYIGPATVVIATDDVEVQVELRGYFQPIDGRFSWYGRIRQNDELDNLLGGRRRSVLIRTSTGEAPATIGDRDFWGRYRVQGRGRPPYHVPTTLEEVEATQS; this is encoded by the coding sequence GTGAAGTCTCAGAGTCCGCACGATGCCTCTGACTACATCGGGCCGGCCACAGTGGTGATCGCAACCGACGACGTCGAGGTGCAAGTCGAACTGCGCGGCTATTTCCAACCCATCGACGGCCGCTTCAGCTGGTACGGGCGCATCCGCCAGAACGACGAACTCGACAATCTGTTAGGGGGACGCCGACGTTCCGTGCTGATCCGGACCAGTACGGGCGAGGCGCCGGCGACCATCGGCGATCGTGACTTCTGGGGCCGCTATCGAGTTCAGGGCAGAGGACGACCGCCCTATCACGTGCCGACGACGCTGGAGGAAGTAGAAGCTACGCAAAGCTGA
- a CDS encoding ferredoxin--NADP reductase, which produces MSMPCELTVSRVVQETADAVSIWFEVPEQQLGVFAYDPGQFLTLRIPGAGDGEYVARCYSLSSSPHADDSLAVTVKRTEGGYGSNWLCDNIKVGAEVTVLPPTGHFTPKDLDADMVLFAAGSGITPVLSIVKSALLEGGGHLVLFYANQHAESVIFGEDLRYLAKQFPERLTLIEWLESERGLPDRSAILEICREYRNRMYFLCGPAAFMDLVVDAAREAGVQHRNLHREVFQSLHSDPFDVENYVKESMTNEQARLVVYLDGDRAELEWPKDLTLVEVLLNEGYSPPYSCREGGCGACVCKVIDGDIEMRVNEVLDDDDIEEGDRLACQSVPATNSVTVTFD; this is translated from the coding sequence ATGAGCATGCCATGTGAACTCACGGTCTCCCGTGTAGTGCAGGAAACAGCGGATGCGGTGTCCATTTGGTTCGAGGTGCCCGAGCAGCAATTGGGCGTATTTGCCTACGACCCCGGGCAGTTTCTTACGTTGCGTATTCCCGGAGCCGGTGACGGGGAATATGTGGCCAGATGCTATTCGCTCTCGAGTTCCCCGCATGCAGACGACTCGCTAGCTGTCACAGTGAAACGCACGGAGGGCGGGTACGGATCTAACTGGCTGTGCGACAACATCAAGGTTGGAGCTGAGGTAACCGTTCTGCCGCCCACCGGGCACTTCACACCGAAAGACCTGGATGCGGACATGGTTCTGTTCGCAGCTGGTAGCGGAATCACCCCGGTGTTATCCATCGTCAAGTCGGCTCTGCTCGAAGGTGGCGGCCATCTCGTTCTCTTCTATGCCAACCAGCATGCCGAGAGCGTCATCTTCGGTGAAGACCTCCGTTACCTCGCCAAGCAGTTTCCCGAGCGACTGACTCTCATCGAGTGGCTGGAGAGCGAGCGTGGGCTACCGGACCGAAGCGCAATCCTTGAAATCTGCCGTGAGTACCGAAATCGGATGTATTTCTTGTGCGGGCCGGCGGCGTTCATGGATTTGGTGGTAGACGCGGCGCGCGAAGCCGGCGTGCAGCACCGGAACCTACACCGAGAAGTATTCCAATCTCTGCACTCCGATCCCTTCGACGTGGAGAACTACGTCAAGGAATCAATGACGAACGAACAAGCCCGTCTAGTAGTATATCTCGATGGTGATCGCGCCGAGCTGGAATGGCCGAAAGATTTGACCCTGGTCGAGGTCTTGTTGAACGAGGGGTACTCGCCTCCGTATTCCTGCCGGGAAGGCGGATGCGGTGCATGTGTGTGCAAGGTTATCGACGGCGATATAGAGATGAGAGTAAACGAGGTACTCGATGATGATGATATCGAGGAAGGTGATCGGCTGGCATGCCAGTCGGTACCCGCCACCAATTCGGTGACTGTGACATTCGACTGA
- a CDS encoding PaaI family thioesterase: protein MDKASDAVSRLSDPGVEDWVRSFRLLESGSPELPPHHPDCLGCGPANPHGHSLSVRRCEGGVVAHHLFDQRHVGAPGIAHGGAVATVIDDLFGFLLYTVGELAVTRNLDMDYLAPVLLDTPYTLHAEVRSRHGRKLNLAARMEDLEGRSVTTATAVFIVVEAEHFLQSRAKARRQA, encoded by the coding sequence ATGGACAAGGCTTCGGATGCGGTCAGTAGGTTGTCTGACCCAGGCGTGGAGGACTGGGTGCGCTCGTTCCGGCTCCTGGAATCCGGATCGCCAGAGTTGCCGCCGCACCATCCCGACTGTCTTGGTTGTGGGCCGGCCAACCCGCACGGACATTCCCTATCGGTGCGGCGTTGCGAGGGCGGCGTCGTTGCTCACCATCTTTTCGACCAGCGTCATGTCGGAGCGCCGGGGATCGCGCACGGTGGCGCGGTGGCGACCGTCATCGACGACCTGTTCGGCTTCTTGCTGTACACGGTCGGCGAACTCGCCGTGACCCGGAATCTCGACATGGATTATCTCGCCCCGGTACTGCTCGATACCCCCTACACGCTGCACGCCGAGGTACGGTCGCGGCATGGCCGTAAGTTGAATCTCGCGGCCAGGATGGAGGATCTAGAAGGGCGCTCGGTCACTACGGCAACCGCCGTGTTCATCGTGGTCGAGGCCGAACACTTCCTGCAGTCGCGGGCGAAGGCTCGGAGGCAGGCGTGA
- a CDS encoding AurF N-oxygenase family protein has translation MTTSDVRAETNGQIAVTTDGMARVSGRRPIDLQRSAGRLLKTSVEKFYDAEVDIDWDSPWLPDKAWFPEHRLSLYGTGLWNRLSEEQKIDLGKHELVSILSFGIYAENLLSMALLRLNTTGDLVDNKALYALAEVGDESRHSTMFARLIAKTGIPPYKLPPGFLSLAKILHFVPLGPSIQGATLLIEEILDRAQREAMNDERLQPQVRQLMKIHVLEEARHITFARSELVEGMRSRGRISRAWHRGVLAVVANLSYPILINPKLYRAVGVHPLRGFLACQFGPHYRENLQFMSEPMIRFFDEAGMMEGRFTMFLWRLTRSLPDDIARR, from the coding sequence ATGACGACCAGTGACGTCAGGGCCGAGACCAACGGGCAGATTGCCGTAACCACCGACGGTATGGCGCGCGTGAGCGGTCGGCGACCCATTGACCTGCAACGATCGGCCGGACGACTGCTCAAGACTTCCGTAGAGAAGTTCTACGACGCCGAAGTCGACATCGACTGGGATAGTCCGTGGTTGCCGGATAAGGCGTGGTTCCCCGAGCATCGCCTGTCCCTCTACGGCACCGGTCTGTGGAACCGGCTTTCCGAGGAACAGAAGATCGACCTGGGCAAACATGAGTTGGTGAGCATCCTCAGCTTCGGGATCTACGCCGAGAATTTGCTGAGTATGGCGTTGCTACGGCTGAACACGACGGGTGATCTCGTCGACAACAAGGCCCTATACGCACTTGCCGAGGTTGGCGACGAGAGCCGCCATTCCACAATGTTCGCGCGTCTGATCGCCAAAACGGGGATCCCGCCCTACAAGCTTCCGCCGGGGTTTCTGTCGCTGGCGAAGATCCTGCATTTCGTCCCGCTCGGGCCCTCGATCCAGGGCGCGACCTTGCTGATCGAGGAGATTCTCGATCGGGCACAGCGTGAAGCGATGAACGACGAACGCCTACAACCGCAGGTCCGGCAGTTGATGAAAATTCACGTGCTCGAGGAGGCCCGCCACATCACGTTCGCGCGCTCCGAGCTTGTCGAGGGTATGCGGTCGCGAGGCCGGATCTCGCGGGCATGGCACCGCGGCGTCCTCGCAGTTGTCGCGAACCTGTCCTACCCGATCTTGATCAATCCCAAGCTGTACCGTGCTGTCGGCGTGCATCCTCTGCGGGGGTTCCTCGCTTGCCAATTCGGCCCGCACTACCGGGAGAACCTGCAGTTCATGTCCGAGCCGATGATCCGATTCTTCGATGAGGCAGGAATGATGGAAGGTCGCTTCACCATGTTCCTTTGGCGCCTGACGAGGAGCCTGCCCGACGATATCGCCCGGCGGTGA
- a CDS encoding cytochrome P450 produces MLTDHGSAGPYEAFRRLRETQPVLVTRSGVLVLSRYDDCAAALRNRSLGKADESLGFGLSEIPEELQRQAMHRFRRTMLFRNPPDHHRLRRLVADVFTPRHIDELRGRVVTQIRDLIDVIEDQGSADIISDLALPLPVNVIGDLLGVPVTDRAVAAPLVRALVASLEPSADAAALTAACEAEDQLATYFTDLLAAKRAHPDDDLLSRLAVAHGDDVLDDDECVGTAILLFAAGFETTTNLIGNGVAALLAHPSQMDLLRARPDLASNAVEELLRYDSPVQTNGRTVLEPTRVAGVDLDPGQVVLTLLGAANRDPDRFCDPDSLDITRTGTPPLSFGAGIHFCLGAPLARLEGAVLFPLLTARFPGLRLVEQPRWRTGLSFRGLSSLKVVTGC; encoded by the coding sequence TTGCTGACCGATCACGGCTCAGCCGGCCCCTACGAGGCGTTCCGACGCTTGCGCGAGACTCAGCCCGTGCTTGTCACGCGATCGGGGGTCCTGGTACTGAGTCGCTACGACGACTGCGCAGCTGCGCTCCGTAACCGTAGCCTCGGCAAGGCCGACGAGTCGCTGGGATTCGGCTTGTCGGAGATTCCCGAAGAGTTGCAACGTCAGGCTATGCATCGATTCCGGCGCACCATGCTGTTCCGCAACCCGCCTGACCACCACCGGCTGCGTCGGCTGGTCGCTGACGTTTTCACCCCTCGGCACATCGACGAGTTGCGAGGCCGCGTTGTCACGCAGATCCGTGATCTGATCGATGTCATCGAGGACCAGGGTTCCGCCGATATCATCAGCGATCTCGCCCTCCCGCTGCCCGTGAATGTAATAGGCGATCTTCTTGGAGTGCCAGTGACCGATCGAGCCGTGGCCGCTCCTCTGGTACGCGCCCTGGTCGCCTCGCTCGAGCCCAGCGCGGACGCCGCGGCGCTGACTGCCGCGTGTGAAGCGGAAGACCAACTCGCAACGTACTTCACAGACCTCCTGGCGGCCAAACGCGCCCACCCGGACGACGACCTGCTCAGCCGTCTCGCCGTGGCGCATGGCGACGACGTCTTGGACGACGACGAATGCGTTGGCACCGCGATACTGTTGTTCGCGGCAGGGTTCGAAACCACCACAAACCTCATCGGTAACGGCGTTGCTGCACTGCTCGCCCATCCCAGCCAAATGGACCTATTGCGGGCCAGGCCCGATCTGGCGAGCAACGCCGTCGAAGAATTGTTGCGTTACGACTCGCCGGTCCAGACCAATGGGCGCACGGTGCTCGAGCCAACACGGGTGGCAGGAGTCGACCTGGATCCTGGCCAGGTTGTATTGACCTTGCTCGGGGCGGCCAACCGAGACCCGGACCGATTCTGCGACCCCGATAGCCTCGATATCACCCGAACCGGGACCCCGCCGCTATCGTTCGGTGCCGGCATTCACTTTTGTCTTGGCGCGCCGTTGGCGCGGCTCGAAGGAGCCGTACTGTTCCCACTCCTCACGGCGCGTTTTCCCGGTCTTAGGCTCGTCGAACAACCTCGCTGGCGTACGGGGTTGTCCTTTCGCGGGCTGTCGAGTCTGAAGGTGGTCACCGGATGCTGA
- a CDS encoding flavin-containing monooxygenase: MSNNRSAKYTGKTNGSGGRAASERVHTTEVLIVGSGFSGMGMAIQLLKSGMNDFLIIEKDSEIGGTWRDNTYPGCACDVPSHMYSYSFEPKPDWSHLWAGQDEIQQYLLSLARKYDLYSRTHFGRALQSGYWDPGDSAWHVTTSDGNEYVARFLVSGVGALHIPNIPQIKGQKKFAGAAFHSAQWDHDCTLDGKKVAVIGTGASAIQFVPEIAKVADELHLYQRTPAWVLPRRNVKVPKAIQALLTRAPILAKALRTAIYWSAESLSIGLNGHINFMRPLESVAKWNIARGIDDPALRKKLTPTYRIGCKRILGSSDYYPALNRPTTSVITDGIAEITEDAIISQSGDKRPVDVIIYATGFHVTDGFDHLRLKGASGRELSSVWSDEGIQTHLGITTAGFPNLFFLLGPNTGLGHNSVVFMIECQIRYIIGAIRLAKQRGAAALEVREPVQREFNSDIQRKLVNGVWSSGGCTSWYLDAQGVNRTVWPGFTWQYWRRTRNVADSDFALVGESTGDRSGDLLPNSIKKGSLPR; the protein is encoded by the coding sequence ATGAGTAATAACCGTTCTGCCAAATACACGGGAAAGACCAATGGTTCGGGAGGTCGTGCAGCGAGCGAGAGGGTGCACACAACAGAGGTCCTCATCGTCGGGAGCGGATTCTCCGGCATGGGAATGGCGATTCAACTGCTGAAATCGGGAATGAATGACTTCTTGATAATCGAGAAGGATTCCGAAATCGGCGGAACCTGGCGCGACAATACATATCCGGGCTGTGCCTGCGACGTCCCTTCTCACATGTACTCGTACTCTTTCGAGCCCAAGCCGGATTGGAGTCACTTGTGGGCAGGACAGGATGAAATTCAGCAGTATCTCCTGAGTCTCGCACGCAAGTACGATCTCTATAGCCGCACGCATTTCGGGCGGGCCTTGCAATCCGGATACTGGGATCCTGGTGATTCCGCGTGGCATGTTACGACCTCCGACGGCAACGAGTACGTTGCCCGATTCCTGGTTTCAGGCGTAGGCGCACTCCATATACCGAATATCCCCCAGATCAAGGGGCAGAAGAAGTTCGCTGGTGCAGCATTTCACTCGGCGCAGTGGGATCATGACTGCACACTGGATGGCAAGAAGGTCGCTGTTATCGGGACGGGTGCGAGCGCAATCCAATTCGTTCCGGAAATTGCCAAGGTAGCCGATGAACTGCATCTATACCAGCGGACGCCGGCGTGGGTACTGCCCCGTAGGAACGTCAAGGTCCCGAAGGCGATCCAAGCCCTGCTCACGAGGGCGCCGATCCTCGCCAAAGCCCTCCGGACTGCCATCTACTGGTCAGCGGAGTCACTGTCGATAGGACTGAACGGACATATCAATTTCATGCGTCCGCTCGAGAGTGTCGCAAAGTGGAACATAGCGCGGGGAATTGATGATCCCGCGCTGCGCAAGAAGCTCACCCCCACGTATCGCATCGGGTGCAAAAGAATCCTCGGTTCCAGTGACTACTACCCAGCGCTGAATCGGCCCACTACATCCGTCATCACCGACGGGATCGCCGAGATCACCGAGGACGCCATCATATCCCAGTCCGGTGACAAGCGTCCGGTCGACGTGATCATCTATGCCACCGGTTTCCACGTAACCGACGGGTTCGACCACCTCCGGCTCAAGGGTGCGTCCGGTCGTGAACTCTCCTCCGTATGGTCGGACGAAGGGATTCAAACCCATCTCGGCATCACCACCGCAGGTTTCCCGAACTTGTTCTTCCTGCTCGGCCCCAACACCGGGCTCGGTCACAACTCGGTGGTATTCATGATCGAATGCCAGATCAGGTACATCATCGGCGCGATTCGGCTCGCGAAGCAACGTGGCGCAGCTGCGCTCGAGGTGCGTGAACCCGTTCAGCGGGAATTCAACTCGGACATCCAGCGGAAATTGGTGAACGGGGTCTGGAGCAGCGGGGGGTGCACCAGTTGGTACCTCGATGCACAGGGTGTCAATCGGACGGTCTGGCCAGGTTTCACCTGGCAGTATTGGCGGCGTACCCGCAATGTCGCGGACTCTGATTTCGCGTTGGTCGGCGAGTCGACAGGTGATCGAAGCGGCGACCTCCTTCCGAATTCGATCAAGAAGGGTAGCTTGCCGCGATGA
- a CDS encoding TetR/AcrR family transcriptional regulator translates to MAGAQKRIREVGSSVVRRIDARSSRWEEHRVLVRAELVDAAYRAFGKYGPDASMDDIAREAGATKPKLYRHFKDKLGLRAAVIERAKELMWSNVLATVDFGSDPIRSVMNQLVEQYSQLVDEHKNVFQFLVRSHFSDNSSGSDPALENARELAGFIAGHFVTVLDTAGADTSGIDLVVQSIVGASLSATDWWINSQSDPTSAMPRKAFVEHLSAIIWGIIDSSARARGIRIDPDSTLRIENIGLIEA, encoded by the coding sequence ATGGCGGGCGCACAAAAGCGGATTCGGGAGGTCGGTAGCTCGGTGGTTCGGCGAATTGACGCACGCTCGAGCCGATGGGAAGAGCACCGGGTCCTGGTTCGAGCAGAACTGGTCGACGCAGCGTACCGTGCCTTCGGCAAGTACGGTCCGGACGCGAGCATGGACGACATCGCTCGGGAGGCGGGTGCGACAAAACCCAAGCTGTATCGCCACTTCAAGGACAAACTGGGCCTTCGTGCAGCTGTTATCGAACGTGCGAAGGAACTCATGTGGTCGAATGTGCTTGCTACCGTTGATTTCGGATCCGATCCGATTCGAAGTGTGATGAATCAGCTCGTCGAGCAATACTCGCAGCTGGTCGACGAGCACAAGAACGTCTTCCAGTTTCTCGTTCGTAGTCATTTTAGCGACAATTCATCGGGATCGGATCCAGCTCTTGAGAACGCACGTGAACTGGCAGGTTTCATTGCGGGTCATTTCGTCACGGTTTTGGACACCGCTGGGGCTGACACGTCGGGCATAGACTTGGTGGTGCAGTCGATCGTAGGGGCGAGCCTCTCCGCGACGGATTGGTGGATAAACTCGCAATCCGATCCGACCTCGGCTATGCCGAGAAAGGCTTTCGTCGAGCATCTCAGCGCAATCATTTGGGGGATTATCGATTCCTCGGCGCGAGCTCGTGGAATCCGGATAGACCCGGATTCGACTTTGCGGATTGAGAATATTGGACTGATCGAGGCTTAG
- a CDS encoding BtrH N-terminal domain-containing protein, which yields MLIQPYPHLKGGHCGSGALRDLMSWAGLGWDGELSEGLVFTLGGALDFAYLRADAINPPIYLVGRGGDLEVDLLRRLGAKTELRQTEDPDLGWKWVRTELDSGRPVMVWADIAELPYLRVRLRMSRHDIVIVGYDDEARDAYIVDNDRDEIQTVSYDALARARASTGFPTPTRHATYIVDWPSDVPDLPSMAAAALEQSAATLKHGGPSSIAAPASNGVSGTGLDGVRRFAEDVSRWPDIFGNEDLEAVLRSLAAFIEKAGTGGGLFRRLIAQGCVDLADYTRNPKVHAAARAARLAAQSWTRLAHIAVSDETPSRRSVQVARHAAVLPELEETLADLLAAAANSL from the coding sequence ATGCTGATCCAGCCTTACCCGCACCTGAAGGGCGGCCATTGTGGTTCGGGTGCGTTGCGCGATCTTATGTCCTGGGCCGGGCTTGGCTGGGACGGCGAGCTGAGCGAAGGACTCGTGTTCACACTCGGCGGCGCACTCGATTTCGCTTACCTGCGCGCCGATGCGATCAATCCTCCGATCTACCTGGTGGGGCGTGGTGGGGATTTGGAGGTCGACCTGTTGAGGCGCCTCGGTGCGAAGACCGAACTACGTCAGACCGAGGATCCCGACCTCGGTTGGAAATGGGTGAGGACCGAACTGGACTCCGGACGGCCCGTCATGGTCTGGGCCGACATCGCTGAACTCCCATACCTGCGGGTACGACTGCGCATGAGCCGCCACGACATCGTTATCGTCGGCTATGATGACGAGGCTCGCGACGCGTATATCGTCGACAACGACCGCGATGAGATCCAGACGGTGTCGTATGACGCATTGGCACGGGCACGAGCCTCCACGGGGTTCCCGACACCCACACGCCACGCCACGTACATAGTCGATTGGCCGTCCGACGTGCCTGACCTCCCGTCCATGGCTGCCGCAGCGCTCGAACAATCGGCGGCAACCCTGAAACATGGGGGCCCCAGTTCGATTGCCGCGCCGGCCTCGAACGGTGTCTCCGGCACCGGGCTCGACGGCGTTCGCCGCTTCGCTGAAGACGTCTCCCGTTGGCCCGACATCTTCGGAAACGAAGACCTCGAGGCTGTGCTCAGGTCACTCGCTGCCTTCATCGAAAAAGCGGGTACCGGAGGCGGTCTGTTTCGACGCCTCATCGCTCAAGGGTGCGTCGATCTCGCCGATTACACGCGCAATCCGAAGGTTCACGCGGCCGCACGCGCAGCACGGCTGGCCGCACAGTCTTGGACGAGGCTCGCCCATATCGCCGTCTCCGATGAAACCCCATCGCGACGCTCGGTTCAGGTAGCCCGGCATGCCGCCGTGCTGCCAGAGTTGGAGGAAACCTTGGCAGATCTTCTCGCCGCCGCCGCCAACTCACTCTGA